The Hydrogenimonas thermophila genome window below encodes:
- the tolB gene encoding Tol-Pal system protein TolB has translation MRYLLILCMGIFLYGADATLEIVKNVDNRPSITIEDSSSFGNSYVKKKFFRLVLGDLKVTSHFKVDDTYRVTDYNSPINPIIKQNRYLVRYSFKEGDGQRLILDFKVYDLRSKTWFFERRYRVSNRVRYPFLIHQAVIDFNDSLGLPSVGWMKRYVVLSQYTKSKQSKILIADYTLTYRKTIISGGLNIFPKWADREQKGIYYTKIGRKPILYYYNIYTGKRHRVASSDGMIICSDVSRDGKKLLLTKAPNGQPDIYLYNILNGRQQRLTFYSGIDVSGQFVDGERGVVFVSDRLGNPNIFKLEIGQRGVSQLVYHGRNNSSCTAQGKYIVYTSRESNNAFSSNTFNLYLASTKSDYIRRLTASGINQFPKLSQDGKSVLYIKHYASQSALGIIRLEYNEGFLFPLTGLKIQSIDW, from the coding sequence TTGAGATATCTGTTGATTTTATGTATGGGTATATTTCTATATGGAGCTGATGCAACATTAGAGATTGTTAAAAATGTTGACAACCGTCCATCGATTACTATAGAAGATTCTTCAAGTTTCGGGAACAGTTATGTAAAAAAGAAGTTTTTTAGATTGGTATTGGGTGATTTAAAGGTAACTTCACATTTTAAAGTGGATGACACATATAGAGTAACTGACTACAATAGCCCAATAAATCCAATAATTAAGCAGAATCGTTATCTTGTTAGATACTCTTTTAAAGAGGGCGATGGTCAAAGACTTATTTTAGATTTCAAAGTTTATGACTTAAGAAGCAAAACTTGGTTTTTTGAGAGAAGATACAGAGTGAGCAATCGTGTAAGGTATCCATTTTTAATACATCAGGCGGTTATTGATTTTAACGATTCACTTGGATTGCCTAGTGTTGGTTGGATGAAAAGATATGTTGTATTATCTCAATATACTAAATCAAAACAGTCTAAAATTTTAATTGCAGACTATACATTGACATATCGTAAAACTATTATAAGCGGTGGTCTCAATATTTTTCCTAAATGGGCAGATAGAGAACAAAAAGGGATCTATTATACAAAGATTGGCAGAAAACCAATTTTATATTACTATAATATTTATACAGGAAAACGTCATAGAGTTGCATCATCTGATGGTATGATTATTTGCTCAGATGTAAGTAGAGATGGAAAAAAGTTACTTTTGACTAAAGCACCAAATGGACAGCCAGATATTTATCTTTATAATATATTAAATGGAAGGCAGCAAAGACTTACATTCTATTCAGGCATAGATGTTTCCGGGCAGTTTGTAGATGGTGAAAGAGGTGTTGTTTTTGTTTCAGACAGATTGGGAAATCCAAATATATTTAAGTTGGAAATTGGACAAAGAGGTGTGAGTCAACTTGTTTATCATGGTCGCAACAACAGCTCTTGTACCGCTCAAGGAAAATATATAGTTTATACATCACGAGAAAGTAATAATGCTTTTAGTTCAAATACATTTAACCTATATCTTGCATCAACAAAAAGTGATTATATAAGAAGACTAACTGCATCTGGTATAAACCAATTTCCAAAACTTTCACAAGATGGAAAGAGTGTTTTGTATATAAAACATTATGCATCTCAAAGCGCATTGGGAATTATAAGATTGGAGTATAATGAGGGATTTTTATTTCCTCTAACTGGACTTAAAATACAATCAATAGATTGGTGA
- the pal gene encoding peptidoglycan-associated lipoprotein Pal: MRKSFVVATIAALFIFSGCSQKEPEVDMTKTTAPVESSGEMVETSADNGVNSVVGSEEVSDITALPEDARNAKIKALEAKAQKIYFDFDKYNIRADQQENLDADAELFKSDIAKDLTIKIEGNCDEWGTDEYNYALGLKRAKSVRDALSVKGIDKNRMVMVSYGESNPVCTEHTKECWAKNRRVEFELLP; the protein is encoded by the coding sequence ATGAGAAAAAGCTTTGTAGTGGCAACAATTGCGGCTCTATTTATATTTAGTGGCTGCTCTCAAAAAGAGCCTGAAGTTGATATGACAAAGACAACTGCACCTGTTGAGAGTTCTGGTGAAATGGTAGAAACCAGCGCAGATAATGGCGTAAATAGTGTTGTTGGAAGTGAAGAAGTGAGTGATATAACTGCTTTACCTGAAGATGCTCGTAATGCAAAGATTAAAGCACTTGAAGCAAAAGCTCAAAAAATATATTTTGATTTTGACAAATACAATATTCGCGCTGATCAGCAAGAGAATCTAGATGCTGATGCTGAACTGTTTAAGTCAGATATTGCTAAAGATCTTACAATAAAAATAGAAGGTAACTGTGACGAATGGGGTACTGATGAGTACAACTATGCACTTGGATTAAAGCGTGCAAAAAGTGTGCGTGATGCTTTAAGCGTTAAAGGAATAGATAAAAATAGAATGGTGATGGTAAGCTATGGTGAAAGTAATCCAGTTTGCACAGAACATACAAAAGAGTGCTGGGCAAAAAATAGACGAGTTGAGTTTGAATTGCTTCCTTAA